TCCCGTTCTTGCCGCAGTTGTTGGCGAAGATGTCGGCGAACGACGGCGCGATGATGGTGCGGAAGCCGTAATCACCGAGCGCCCAGGGCGCGTGCTCGCGCGAGGAGCCGCAGCCGAAGTTCTTTCCCGCCACCAGGACGCTGGCGCCGGCATAGCGCGGCTGGTTGAGGACGAAATCGGCCACCGGCTGGCCATCGGTGGTGAAGCGCCAGTCATAGAACAGGAACTCGCCGAAGCCGGTGCGCTCGATCCGCTTCAGGAACTGCTTGGGGATGATCTGGTCGGTGTCCACGTTGGGGCGGGGAAGCGGCGCCACCAGTCCTTCATGCACGCGAAAAGGCTGCATCGGCCACCTCCTTGT
The sequence above is drawn from the Terriglobales bacterium genome and encodes:
- the leuD gene encoding 3-isopropylmalate dehydratase small subunit; this translates as MQPFRVHEGLVAPLPRPNVDTDQIIPKQFLKRIERTGFGEFLFYDWRFTTDGQPVADFVLNQPRYAGASVLVAGKNFGCGSSREHAPWALGDYGFRTIIAPSFADIFANNCGKNGILTVVLREGKVAELTRRATALHGYRLQIDLEQKQVRDQSGFSAAFEIDDFRRFCLLEGLDDIGLTLRHEADIRAYEARYRK